A window from Carassius gibelio isolate Cgi1373 ecotype wild population from Czech Republic chromosome B3, carGib1.2-hapl.c, whole genome shotgun sequence encodes these proteins:
- the LOC127952489 gene encoding uncharacterized protein LOC127952489 has protein sequence MGKACETRANSCEAYVSFKFIEETGFTAVVVRQQLTHTGHDLSNPEERKKNAINPELLGFVEIWLTQGLSISQIVIKSCDWACSRGYTDKHDRRFFLTPEDVRLVKRHLRIFTLPDINDAVSVEKLVTGELKENICFFQPLTKDQPLVIVVQTPQQKALLQENPHPMVFMDASYKGLTSYGYALYALVLVNQTGRGVPFAYLIMSQESSAIVELCLNMLCSRNPNFYPRSVMIDRDLKELNAIREVFPKTKVLLCWFHVLQAVHRWVTSRDGGNLSPDKRHVVIHAMTSMKACMTEEDFVTVSTSVCNDLDAQLGSNRVTTYLKVHWLPHAALWANFGRLFEHNNSDTNNKAERFFLALKY, from the exons ATGGGCAAGGCATGTGAAACAAGGGCCAATTCCTGTGAAGCCTATGTGTCATTTAAATTTATAGAGGAGACCGGTTTCACAGCAGTAGTAGTTCGGCAGCAATTAACACACACAGGACATGATTTGTCAAACCCTGAAGAGAGGAAGAAAAATGCAATTAATCCAGAATTGTTAGGATTTGTCGAAATATGGCTCACACAAGGTCTATCCATATCACAGATTGTCATAAAAAGTTGTGATTGGGCATGTAGTCGGGGTTACACCGATAAGCATGACAGACGTTTCTTCCTAACTCCAGAAGATGTAAGGTTGGTAAAACGCCATCTCCGCATCTTCACTTTGCCGGACATTAATGATGCTGTGAGTGTGGAAAAGCTGGTGACAGGTgaactgaaagaaaatatttgcTTTTTTCAACCTTTGACAAAAGACCAGCCACTGGTTATTGTTGTCCAGACACCACAACAGAAGGCTCTACTCCAAGAGAACCCCCACCCCATGGTTTTTATGGATGCATCCTACAAAGGTTTGACATCATATGGGTATGCACTGTATGCCCTTGTACTTGTCAATCAAACTGGAAGAGGAGTGCCATTTGCGTACCTAATAATGAGCCAGGAATCCTCAGCAATAGTTGAGCTTTGCTTGAACATGCTTTGTTCAAGAAATCCAAACTTTTACCCAAG GTCAGTTATGATCGACAGAGACTTAAAAGAGCTCAATGCCATAAGAGAAGTTTTCCCCAAAACCAAAGTTCTCCTCTGTTGGTTTCATGTTCTCCAG GCTGTACATCGCTGGGTTACATCAAGAGATGGTGGGAACCTGTCACCTGACAAAAGACATGTCGTCATTCATGCCATGACCTCAATGAAAGCTTGCATGACG GAGGAAGATTTTGTGACCGTTTCCACTAGTGTGTGCAATGACCTTGATGCCCAGCTTGGCAGCAATCGAGTGACAACATACCTGAAGGTGCACTGGCTTCCACATGCAGCACTATGGGCCAATTTTGGACGACTATTTGAGCACAACAACAGCGACACCAACAACAAGGCAGAGAG GTTTTTTCTTGCGCTGAAATACTAG